One window of bacterium genomic DNA carries:
- a CDS encoding tetratricopeptide repeat protein → MARRPKTRIPRPKQTKPQASRPKIPPPVPRRHNLRTQLTSFIGREREIDEIKRLLGTTRLLTLTGTGGCGKTRLALRVADDLLNEAPDGVWVVDLAPVSNRAVVPQTVAAVLGIPEQPRRQLQQTLAASLRSRSLLLLLDNCEHLLGSCADLVNALLQGCPDLRILATSREPLGVAGEVRWTVPPLSPPNLQHQVSMDAVLRNDAVRLFVDRARAVRSEFAITENNAHTVADLCRRLDGIPLAIEMAAAWVRVLAVGEILGRLTDRFRLLTSGSRATLPRHQTLKTAMDWSYDLLPANERILLSRLSVFAGGWSLEAAETICSEGEVQRATIFDLLTHLVDKSLVIAETSGAGARYRLLETVRQYGEERLLESGKAADAHRRHRDWYLSFAEKANVALRESQQATWLQRLETEHDNLRAAIEWSKKERSGAGAWLRFSAALHEFWFICGHYTEGRESLEGALTASIDSSAAVRALALSGAGLLAWRQGDASGSVYLHESLALFQKLNDQRGAAYALHHLAHFAEGEADFHQAVDMFEQSVSLYKQAQDTWGVGWSLYCLGTAMLLQGDHEKATPLLVDSLALCRAAGNRFTTAYALGGLAAVEALRGNYDRATVLIEEGLTLGQQIGSKNYIAWAKVGLANVALAQGHYDRAAMLFRESLAMLQELGNKRGLSESLEGLAVATSGQGDYLEAARLFGASDASRTRTGPNFWPGTRTDRDQRIATVRSALGSPAFATACAEGRAMTLEHAVEHALTPSARNQVRPHGRAKSPAVKRTGLLAPREREVATLVAEGMTNREIADRMSIREGTVEAHVQHILNKLGMNTRAQIAAWIVAHQRESAPPLD, encoded by the coding sequence ATGGCTCGTCGGCCGAAGACGCGGATCCCCAGGCCGAAACAGACAAAGCCACAAGCTTCTCGGCCCAAGATTCCGCCGCCTGTCCCGCGTCGCCACAACCTACGTACTCAACTTACAAGTTTCATCGGGCGAGAGCGCGAGATCGACGAGATCAAGCGCCTCCTCGGCACGACGCGCCTCCTCACGCTCACTGGCACAGGCGGCTGCGGCAAGACGCGGTTAGCGTTGCGGGTAGCGGACGATCTTCTCAACGAGGCTCCCGATGGAGTTTGGGTAGTGGATCTGGCGCCGGTCTCAAATCGCGCTGTTGTGCCCCAAACGGTCGCTGCGGTGCTAGGAATTCCCGAACAACCGAGACGACAGCTGCAACAAACGTTAGCCGCTTCACTCAGATCCAGATCACTTCTTCTGCTGCTGGACAATTGTGAGCACCTGCTTGGTTCCTGCGCTGATCTCGTAAATGCGCTCCTACAAGGCTGTCCCGACCTGCGAATTCTGGCGACAAGTCGGGAACCGCTCGGCGTTGCTGGCGAGGTCCGATGGACGGTGCCTCCGCTTTCTCCCCCGAATCTCCAGCACCAAGTAAGCATGGACGCCGTATTGCGCAACGATGCTGTCCGATTGTTCGTCGACCGTGCAAGAGCCGTACGATCGGAGTTTGCGATCACCGAAAATAACGCTCATACAGTTGCCGACCTCTGCCGACGGTTGGATGGTATTCCGCTAGCAATCGAGATGGCGGCAGCGTGGGTGCGAGTCTTAGCCGTTGGCGAGATTCTTGGCCGGCTCACTGATCGGTTTCGGTTGCTCACGAGTGGAAGTCGTGCGACTTTGCCCCGGCATCAAACTCTGAAGACCGCGATGGACTGGAGCTACGATTTGCTGCCGGCGAATGAGCGTATTCTCTTGTCCCGCCTATCCGTGTTCGCTGGCGGGTGGTCGTTGGAAGCCGCTGAGACAATTTGCTCGGAAGGAGAAGTCCAAAGGGCCACCATCTTCGATTTGTTGACTCACCTAGTGGATAAGTCGCTTGTGATCGCGGAGACAAGCGGTGCCGGCGCGCGTTATCGACTATTGGAGACGGTTCGTCAGTATGGCGAGGAACGGCTTCTGGAGTCCGGAAAGGCTGCTGACGCACACAGGCGACATCGAGACTGGTACCTGAGTTTCGCGGAAAAGGCCAACGTAGCGCTACGTGAATCCCAGCAGGCCACGTGGCTGCAACGGCTCGAGACCGAACATGATAATCTACGGGCGGCGATAGAGTGGAGCAAGAAGGAACGTAGCGGGGCTGGCGCTTGGTTGCGGTTCTCAGCTGCGCTCCACGAATTTTGGTTTATTTGCGGCCATTATACTGAGGGGCGTGAGTCGCTCGAAGGAGCGCTCACTGCCAGCATCGACTCATCGGCGGCGGTGCGCGCATTGGCGCTCTCTGGCGCCGGCCTACTTGCGTGGCGACAAGGCGACGCGAGCGGAAGCGTCTATCTTCACGAAAGCCTTGCTCTATTTCAGAAATTGAACGATCAGCGGGGCGCTGCCTATGCACTCCACCATCTGGCGCACTTTGCGGAAGGCGAAGCTGATTTCCACCAGGCGGTAGACATGTTTGAACAGAGCGTGTCTCTCTACAAGCAAGCACAGGATACGTGGGGCGTTGGCTGGTCTTTATACTGCTTGGGAACAGCGATGCTGCTGCAAGGTGATCATGAGAAAGCAACCCCGTTACTTGTAGATAGCTTAGCCCTTTGCCGCGCCGCAGGGAACAGATTTACGACTGCTTATGCTCTCGGTGGTCTAGCCGCGGTGGAAGCGCTTCGAGGCAATTACGACCGAGCCACCGTACTTATCGAAGAGGGCTTGACGCTCGGACAACAGATTGGGTCGAAGAACTACATCGCCTGGGCGAAGGTTGGGCTGGCGAATGTTGCGCTGGCTCAGGGCCACTACGATCGAGCGGCGATGCTGTTTCGGGAAAGCCTCGCCATGCTTCAAGAGCTCGGAAACAAAAGAGGTCTTTCGGAGAGTCTCGAAGGCCTCGCGGTCGCGACTTCGGGTCAAGGCGATTACTTGGAAGCAGCGCGGTTGTTCGGAGCATCCGACGCCTCGCGAACTAGAACCGGTCCGAATTTCTGGCCCGGCACTCGGACTGACCGTGATCAGCGAATCGCTACCGTACGAAGTGCGCTAGGCTCGCCGGCATTTGCCACTGCGTGTGCAGAAGGCCGAGCGATGACGCTTGAGCATGCCGTTGAACATGCGCTAACACCATCCGCTCGGAATCAAGTGAGGCCTCACGGGCGCGCGAAGTCTCCAGCAGTGAAACGAACCGGTCTATTGGCCCCCCGTGAGAGAGAGGTGGCGACCCTTGTCGCTGAGGGAATGACAAATCGAGAGATTGCCGATCGTATGTCCATCAGAGAAGGTACCGTAGAGGCTCATGTCCAGCACATCCTTAATAAACTTGGTATGAATACCCGTGCGCAAATCGCCGCTTGGATAGTTGCGCACCAAAGAGAGTCCGCTCCGCCGTTAGACTAG